The following are from one region of the Methanospirillum hungatei genome:
- a CDS encoding tetratricopeptide repeat protein, with the protein MVTEVQPTSDRIMSRLDPNIECALRDAQNCKMAGDYQLALNLYNKIIENDPSNARALLHKANVLDLMGNYSDAIRCYSSALECDPHNAEVWYNKGMTLRKTGRHEEGLEHIRKGISLAMGDL; encoded by the coding sequence ATGGTAACCGAAGTACAACCAACAAGCGACCGGATAATGTCCAGACTTGATCCAAACATTGAATGTGCTCTCCGTGATGCACAAAATTGTAAAATGGCAGGGGATTATCAGCTTGCCCTGAATCTATATAATAAGATTATTGAGAATGATCCATCAAATGCACGTGCCTTACTTCATAAGGCAAACGTTCTTGATCTAATGGGTAATTACTCAGATGCTATCAGATGCTATAGTTCTGCACTTGAATGTGATCCTCACAATGCAGAGGTTTGGTATAACAAGGGTATGACTCTGAGAAAAACAGGACGACATGAGGAGGGTCTGGAACACATCAGAAAAGGAATTTCACTTGCAATGGGCGATCTCTGA
- a CDS encoding response regulator, translating into MSGVLIRVLHIDDHQKWRSSVLHYLNQDGCFQVTSSVSGKDSLKILQHCPFDVIISDYQMPEMDGIELLKYIRSQGNMTPFILFTESKSENIQKQFLESGGNFYIMKSGDPDLIFYEICQNIRQVVSLHQTREALIRHRQNEVSFSHF; encoded by the coding sequence ATGTCTGGTGTATTAATCCGGGTACTTCATATAGATGATCATCAAAAATGGAGATCATCGGTTCTCCATTATTTAAATCAGGATGGCTGCTTTCAGGTTACCTCTTCAGTATCCGGTAAGGATTCTCTTAAAATTCTTCAACACTGTCCCTTTGATGTTATCATTTCTGATTACCAGATGCCTGAAATGGATGGGATCGAGTTACTCAAATATATTCGTTCTCAAGGTAACATGACACCTTTCATCCTCTTCACCGAAAGTAAAAGTGAGAATATTCAAAAACAGTTTCTGGAGTCTGGTGGGAATTTTTACATTATGAAATCAGGAGATCCGGATCTTATTTTTTATGAGATTTGTCAAAATATTCGGCAGGTCGTGTCTCTTCACCAAACAAGGGAAGCACTTATTCGTCATCGTCAGAATGAGGTATCTTTTTCTCATTTCTGA
- a CDS encoding MarR family transcriptional regulator, with protein MSLQFSKGEEEIADLFWDIGLKRNTARVLVLLIRDVDLTSRDMERACDLRQPEVSIALTDLMKRKWVKDVRHVREGKGRPIMIYHLIKTLDDILDELKSTIVGDYEEKIIEIEKVRELLKVRNTEIV; from the coding sequence TTGTCTCTGCAATTTTCCAAGGGGGAAGAGGAGATTGCAGATTTATTCTGGGACATCGGGCTAAAGAGGAATACTGCCCGGGTTCTGGTTTTGTTGATCAGAGATGTGGATCTGACATCACGCGATATGGAACGGGCATGTGATCTTCGACAACCAGAAGTAAGTATTGCCCTAACTGACCTGATGAAACGTAAATGGGTGAAGGATGTCAGACATGTCAGAGAAGGAAAAGGAAGACCAATAATGATTTATCACCTGATTAAGACTCTTGATGACATTCTTGATGAATTAAAAAGTACGATCGTTGGGGATTATGAAGAGAAAATAATTGAGATCGAAAAGGTCAGGGAATTACTTAAAGTAAGAAATACAGAGATTGTTTGA